A stretch of the Prochlorococcus marinus str. MIT 0918 genome encodes the following:
- the rsmG gene encoding 16S rRNA (guanine(527)-N(7))-methyltransferase RsmG, which yields MTISPKFWTPTHNIWNCLDWHPTKQQFEQFTKLQNLLREWNKNINLTRLIEDNDFWISQIIDSLWPIKNELKNHDKQLQIIDVGTGCGLPGLAIAIALPNSSITLVDSIYKKTHAVKEITKDLGLKSRVSIRTERIEVTGQSSQFRGNFDLAIARAVAQGAVLAEYLIPLLKPSGQAILYKGQWQESEKKELIEALAILKGKILSSEYFLLPEHQGKRHSIRLGSTHECPKKFPRSIGIPLKQPLNNQSTTNL from the coding sequence ATGACCATTTCACCCAAGTTTTGGACACCAACTCATAACATCTGGAATTGTCTTGACTGGCATCCTACAAAACAACAATTTGAACAATTTACCAAGCTGCAGAATCTCCTAAGAGAATGGAACAAGAATATAAATTTAACGAGGCTCATTGAAGATAATGATTTTTGGATTTCACAAATAATAGACAGTCTTTGGCCTATAAAAAATGAGCTTAAAAATCACGATAAACAGCTACAAATAATTGATGTTGGTACAGGGTGTGGGCTACCAGGTCTTGCTATAGCTATTGCACTTCCTAACTCATCAATCACATTAGTAGATTCAATTTATAAAAAAACACATGCTGTAAAGGAAATTACAAAAGATCTTGGCCTGAAATCTAGAGTGAGCATTCGTACAGAAAGGATAGAAGTAACAGGTCAAAGTTCTCAGTTTAGAGGCAACTTTGATCTTGCTATCGCAAGAGCTGTGGCTCAAGGGGCTGTATTGGCAGAGTATTTAATTCCACTTCTAAAGCCATCAGGTCAAGCAATTCTATATAAAGGACAATGGCAAGAGTCTGAAAAAAAAGAATTGATAGAAGCACTTGCAATTCTAAAAGGAAAGATTTTGTCAAGTGAATATTTTTTGTTACCTGAGCATCAAGGTAAAAGGCATTCAATACGGCTTGGCTCAACACATGAATGTCCAAAAAAATTTCCCAGGTCTATAGGCATTCCTCTTAAACAACCTTTAAATAATCAATCGACTACCAACCTCTGA
- a CDS encoding DUF3143 domain-containing protein, protein MSILPPAKTPLNQHSLGALEFWLRSLGAERTSENPCLWKWIMPQGAAEIMIKQDELMINWVEGETKSQFSFPYGLSRQDVEAALQHGP, encoded by the coding sequence ATGTCGATTTTGCCTCCCGCTAAAACACCTTTGAATCAACATTCATTAGGAGCGCTTGAATTCTGGCTACGTAGTTTGGGTGCTGAAAGAACAAGTGAGAATCCTTGTCTTTGGAAGTGGATAATGCCTCAAGGGGCTGCTGAGATAATGATTAAACAAGATGAACTAATGATTAATTGGGTGGAGGGTGAGACAAAAAGTCAGTTTAGTTTTCCCTATGGATTATCACGTCAAGATGTTGAAGCAGCCTTACAACATGGCCCTTAA
- a CDS encoding J domain-containing protein encodes MTVPNTYYELLGVSHNSDLQTLKKAFHRLSKSLHPDTTVLPVDEAAKKFYILCEAYELLSDPIRRKAYDKTLRMDRLSDDSPSKDIAVDISRESVTSIGHRRPLSGGELFSLLLLGIAISISLLLGIGFAFLDGKQLQVSPSWLNSTNTLIQPSSPTIQDVDFASR; translated from the coding sequence TTGACTGTACCTAACACTTATTATGAATTATTGGGAGTTTCTCATAACTCTGATTTACAGACTCTTAAAAAAGCGTTTCATCGTTTAAGTAAGTCTTTGCATCCAGATACTACTGTTTTGCCTGTTGATGAAGCTGCAAAGAAATTTTATATCCTGTGTGAGGCATATGAATTGTTATCCGACCCTATTAGAAGAAAGGCTTATGATAAAACTTTGAGAATGGACCGTTTGAGCGATGATAGTCCTTCTAAAGATATAGCTGTAGATATTTCAAGGGAAAGTGTTACAAGCATTGGACATAGAAGGCCATTGTCAGGAGGAGAATTATTTTCGTTGTTACTTCTAGGTATTGCGATTAGTATTAGTTTGTTGTTGGGTATTGGATTTGCGTTCTTAGATGGTAAACAATTGCAAGTAAGTCCAAGTTGGCTTAATTCTACTAATACTTTGATTCAACCTTCTTCCCCAACAATTCAAGATGTCGATTTTGCCTCCCGCTAA
- a CDS encoding ferredoxin: MENDPSVAFQAKAQAQNKRNGKEPVLGGELRSKAVWVDESLCIGCTYCSCVATNTFSMEPINGRARAIRQDGDSSNLIQEAIDTCPVNCIDWVRFEDLDDLRLQLEKKSIRPLGLPPLR, encoded by the coding sequence TTGGAGAATGATCCCTCAGTAGCTTTTCAGGCAAAAGCTCAAGCTCAAAATAAACGTAATGGTAAAGAACCAGTTCTTGGGGGAGAACTTCGATCAAAGGCAGTATGGGTTGATGAATCTTTATGTATTGGTTGCACTTATTGCAGTTGTGTTGCCACTAATACATTTTCAATGGAGCCAATTAATGGCAGAGCAAGAGCAATTAGGCAGGATGGAGATAGTTCGAATTTAATTCAAGAGGCTATTGATACTTGCCCAGTTAATTGTATTGATTGGGTTAGGTTTGAAGATTTAGATGATTTACGTTTACAGCTGGAAAAAAAGTCGATCAGACCACTTGGCTTGCCACCATTGAGGTGA
- a CDS encoding HEAT repeat domain-containing protein: MKEESFNSTDEGLKSLAIDPNVLAEELAAELQGDPLDEIDIERFDADKTKILNECQLGLSWLQKGHEERLQGLRVFCEHRYPRALDLLIPLLSEPCPVERMSAVYALGRNPSLLAVEKLLQLLKTDSNAYVRKAAAWSLGNYSDSPVMNPLIKALHNDVAAVRLWAASSLAEVGSSSIEKAERVVAELLISLRIDQEPLVRSNCIWSLGRLYDLLPEPFKLELNEGFFLVLLNDLEPSVRYEARTVVEQIQHPDVVLRLKKLVEDGILP; encoded by the coding sequence ATGAAAGAAGAAAGCTTTAATTCAACTGATGAAGGGCTCAAGAGCCTTGCAATTGATCCGAATGTCCTTGCAGAGGAGTTAGCCGCTGAACTACAGGGAGATCCCCTAGATGAAATTGATATTGAAAGATTTGATGCAGATAAAACAAAAATTTTAAATGAATGCCAATTAGGGTTGTCTTGGCTTCAGAAAGGTCATGAAGAACGCTTGCAGGGCCTTAGAGTTTTTTGTGAGCATAGATATCCCAGAGCATTGGACCTCTTAATACCCTTATTATCTGAGCCTTGCCCTGTAGAAAGAATGAGTGCTGTTTATGCTTTAGGTAGAAATCCTTCTCTCTTGGCAGTTGAAAAACTTCTGCAACTGTTAAAGACAGATAGTAATGCTTATGTAAGGAAAGCAGCCGCTTGGAGCTTAGGTAATTATTCCGATTCGCCTGTAATGAATCCACTGATTAAGGCTTTGCATAATGATGTAGCAGCTGTCAGATTATGGGCCGCTAGCTCCCTTGCTGAAGTTGGTTCTAGTTCTATTGAAAAGGCTGAAAGGGTTGTTGCTGAGCTACTGATTAGTTTGCGAATTGATCAAGAGCCATTAGTTCGTAGTAATTGTATTTGGTCACTGGGTCGTTTATATGATCTTTTACCCGAGCCTTTCAAATTGGAATTAAATGAGGGGTTTTTCCTTGTTTTATTAAATGATTTAGAACCATCAGTGCGTTATGAAGCTCGCACAGTTGTGGAGCAAATTCAACATCCAGATGTTGTTCTGAGATTAAAAAAACTTGTAGAAGATGGAATTTTGCCTTGA
- a CDS encoding aminotransferase class I/II-fold pyridoxal phosphate-dependent enzyme — MNNPPNSRLRKMRTWTPGASLGELIGPLENKKRLSLIDLASNDYLGLSQNPRLIEAARRTMIEEGVGAAGSRFITGSRPIHKKLEEELSKWLGFEKVFLFPSGFQANLAAVSLLANRKTTVITDRLIHNSLLTGVKASGAKLKRFAHNNLEDLERLIQNCLKQEQSQPPLVITESLFSMEGTSPNLKKMAVLCQKYQVMLLVDEAHALGVIGNKGKGLSHEISAPITMISGTFGKAFGSGGAFLATNQLLGENLIQKSGAFRYTTALAPPLAGAALEALNLIQENPDWITNLQRKSKSLRLKLFKQGWEIPEGNGPIIPIIFGSDQASLDKQLELESKGLLTVAIRPPTVPEGSARLRIVVNRTLSEDTLNKLLFHLGQRQ, encoded by the coding sequence ATGAATAATCCCCCTAATTCAAGATTAAGAAAAATGAGGACCTGGACTCCAGGGGCCAGTCTAGGAGAACTTATTGGCCCTCTTGAGAACAAAAAAAGACTCTCATTGATTGATCTAGCTAGCAATGATTATTTAGGGCTAAGTCAAAATCCAAGGCTTATTGAAGCAGCCAGAAGAACAATGATTGAAGAAGGAGTAGGTGCTGCAGGATCCCGATTCATAACAGGCAGTCGCCCAATACATAAAAAACTAGAAGAAGAGTTGAGTAAATGGCTGGGCTTTGAAAAAGTATTTCTTTTCCCTAGTGGATTTCAAGCCAATTTAGCTGCAGTAAGTCTTTTGGCAAATCGAAAAACAACTGTAATAACAGACAGATTGATTCATAATTCACTATTAACAGGTGTAAAAGCAAGTGGTGCAAAGTTAAAAAGATTTGCCCATAACAACCTTGAAGATCTAGAAAGATTAATCCAAAACTGTTTAAAACAAGAACAAAGTCAACCTCCTTTAGTCATTACTGAAAGTCTCTTCAGCATGGAAGGCACTAGCCCTAATCTGAAAAAGATGGCGGTCTTGTGTCAAAAATATCAAGTTATGCTTTTAGTAGATGAAGCTCATGCTCTTGGAGTAATCGGTAATAAAGGCAAAGGACTATCTCATGAGATATCAGCTCCAATAACAATGATAAGTGGAACTTTTGGTAAAGCCTTTGGTAGTGGAGGAGCTTTTCTAGCAACAAATCAACTACTGGGCGAAAACTTAATCCAAAAAAGTGGTGCTTTTCGTTACACCACAGCCCTTGCACCTCCTTTAGCAGGAGCTGCGCTAGAAGCATTAAACCTTATTCAAGAAAATCCAGATTGGATTACAAATCTTCAAAGGAAATCAAAATCTTTAAGATTAAAACTTTTCAAACAGGGCTGGGAAATTCCTGAAGGAAATGGACCCATAATTCCAATTATTTTTGGAAGTGATCAGGCCTCGCTGGATAAGCAACTTGAACTAGAATCAAAGGGATTATTAACCGTCGCAATAAGGCCTCCTACTGTCCCAGAAGGAAGTGCACGCCTCAGAATTGTAGTGAATAGAACTTTAAGTGAAGATACTTTGAATAAATTACTTTTTCATCTCGGGCAAAGGCAATGA
- the bioA gene encoding adenosylmethionine--8-amino-7-oxononanoate transaminase, translating to MIKQNNTQMDASYTGKWHDNLWPPFTQITSAIAPQTIRHAKGALLFKEDGTTLIDAISSWWVTLHGHSDPYIAKAIYEQAQTLEQIIFADFTHPQAKLLAERLSQASGLQRVFFSDNGSTAVEVALKLAIQWWHNQGESRHQIIAFEGAYHGDTFGAMAVGERNLFNEPFNKLLFPVCRVPWPSTWWGDYEVENREKKALDHLETLLEVPTAAVIIEPLIQGAGGMKMVRPEFLQKVQQVVRQSNALLIADEVMVGFGRSGSLFASQRAEIFPDIMAFSKGLTGGFLPMGVTMASKKIFENFLGDDPKKTFWHGHSFTANPLGCAAANASLDLLEANPNSYLNFEHRHLPFLKDISKHPKVTKVRLTGTIAAFELKTDESNGYLNVAGKNIKAYALQHNVFIRPLGNVIYLLPPLCIEDSQLEHCYHVIKKSLDCF from the coding sequence ATGATCAAGCAAAACAACACACAAATGGATGCCTCATATACAGGGAAGTGGCACGACAATCTCTGGCCCCCATTCACTCAAATCACTTCAGCAATAGCACCTCAAACAATCAGACATGCTAAAGGGGCTCTTCTTTTCAAAGAAGATGGTACAACCTTAATTGATGCTATCAGTAGTTGGTGGGTTACTTTACATGGACATTCAGATCCATATATCGCAAAGGCCATCTATGAGCAAGCACAGACACTCGAACAAATAATCTTCGCTGATTTCACTCATCCTCAAGCAAAGCTTCTTGCAGAAAGACTAAGTCAGGCTAGTGGACTACAAAGAGTATTCTTTTCTGATAATGGATCAACTGCAGTAGAAGTAGCTTTAAAGCTTGCTATTCAATGGTGGCATAACCAGGGAGAATCTCGGCATCAAATTATTGCATTCGAAGGAGCATACCATGGCGACACATTTGGAGCCATGGCAGTTGGAGAACGCAACCTATTTAATGAGCCATTTAACAAACTTCTTTTCCCAGTATGTAGAGTTCCTTGGCCATCAACATGGTGGGGCGACTATGAGGTTGAAAACAGAGAAAAAAAGGCACTTGACCATCTAGAAACCCTTCTGGAGGTACCAACTGCTGCAGTTATCATCGAACCACTAATTCAAGGCGCTGGAGGCATGAAAATGGTGAGGCCTGAATTTTTGCAAAAAGTTCAGCAAGTTGTTCGTCAATCAAATGCACTGCTTATCGCTGATGAGGTGATGGTTGGGTTTGGAAGGAGTGGGTCTTTATTTGCTTCTCAGCGTGCAGAGATTTTCCCCGATATTATGGCTTTTTCAAAAGGACTAACAGGAGGGTTCCTCCCCATGGGTGTAACAATGGCAAGTAAAAAAATATTTGAAAACTTTTTGGGAGATGATCCCAAAAAAACTTTTTGGCATGGTCACAGTTTTACAGCTAATCCTCTTGGTTGTGCCGCTGCAAATGCAAGCCTAGACCTTCTAGAAGCCAACCCAAATTCTTACCTCAATTTTGAACATCGACATCTACCCTTCTTAAAAGATATTTCAAAGCATCCAAAGGTAACAAAAGTCAGACTAACCGGTACAATCGCAGCCTTTGAATTGAAGACAGATGAGAGTAATGGCTACCTAAATGTAGCCGGTAAAAACATCAAAGCCTATGCATTACAACATAATGTATTCATCAGGCCATTAGGGAATGTAATTTATCTTTTACCTCCTCTTTGTATTGAAGATTCTCAATTAGAACATTGTTATCATGTTATCAAAAAAAGTCTTGACTGTTTCTAA
- a CDS encoding methyltransferase — MTANWPKLILKNFDRASHSYNQGASLQIFFSDKLAKYCSKQIIEPGLWVDLGSGTGLLADAIEKNNPNQRVLRVDGSKRMLQQHSHNKSTQLFNLNDGLPKWKEPPKLLASSFTLHWLNHPEKRLKEWFAALAPGGWLALALPVKGSFPEWHNAAKRANVTCTAITFPCQNSLLKAIPKKHIKFHTVEIYYQEKPRITSLLKPLVQVGAQASPHQMLTIREWRKLEASWSLSSKRNCFKLSWSIQILLARK; from the coding sequence ATGACTGCAAATTGGCCAAAACTTATTTTAAAAAACTTTGATAGAGCTTCCCATTCCTACAATCAAGGAGCCAGTTTGCAAATATTTTTTTCTGACAAACTTGCAAAGTATTGTTCAAAGCAAATTATAGAACCAGGACTCTGGGTTGACTTAGGTTCTGGAACAGGTCTACTTGCAGATGCAATCGAAAAAAACAACCCTAATCAACGTGTGTTAAGAGTTGATGGTTCAAAACGCATGCTTCAACAACATTCTCATAATAAATCTACGCAGCTTTTTAATCTCAATGATGGTTTACCAAAATGGAAAGAACCTCCTAAATTACTTGCCTCAAGTTTTACACTACATTGGTTAAACCATCCAGAAAAAAGATTAAAAGAATGGTTCGCCGCTTTAGCTCCAGGGGGTTGGTTAGCATTAGCATTACCTGTCAAAGGAAGTTTCCCTGAGTGGCATAACGCTGCGAAACGCGCAAACGTGACTTGCACTGCTATTACATTTCCATGTCAAAATTCTTTGCTTAAAGCAATTCCAAAAAAACATATCAAATTTCATACCGTAGAAATTTATTATCAAGAAAAGCCACGAATCACTTCCTTATTAAAACCCTTAGTACAAGTTGGTGCTCAAGCAAGTCCACACCAAATGCTTACAATTAGGGAATGGCGAAAACTTGAAGCATCATGGTCGCTTTCAAGCAAGCGTAATTGTTTCAAATTATCCTGGTCAATACAAATCCTTTTGGCAAGAAAATGA
- the bioD gene encoding dethiobiotin synthase yields the protein MKSPCFRLIVCGTDTDIGKTVVSSLLVQGLDAMYWKPIQSGLENGGDTNTVRTLLNLTKDRLIPEKYRFKAAVSPHWAAEQENTIIKHKNIILPSVKKTLIIEMAGGVMVPLTRKYLQIDLLKNWMLPVILVARSGLGTLNHTLLTIEALKKRNIPILGLILNGELHKDNPKTLEQMGGVPVIAQLPILTKLCRETLADQWINQNLDETFKKLLVSNLSKL from the coding sequence ATGAAATCTCCATGTTTTCGTCTAATAGTTTGTGGAACAGATACAGATATTGGGAAGACTGTAGTCAGTAGTCTTCTAGTGCAAGGTTTAGATGCAATGTATTGGAAGCCTATTCAAAGTGGTTTAGAAAATGGTGGTGATACAAATACAGTACGCACACTCTTAAATCTTACAAAAGATAGATTAATCCCTGAAAAATATAGGTTTAAGGCGGCAGTATCACCTCATTGGGCAGCAGAACAAGAGAATACAATAATTAAACATAAAAATATTATATTACCTTCAGTAAAAAAAACTTTGATAATAGAAATGGCTGGTGGGGTAATGGTTCCATTAACTAGAAAATATCTTCAAATTGATTTATTAAAGAATTGGATGCTCCCAGTTATTCTTGTTGCAAGAAGTGGTTTAGGCACACTCAATCACACACTTTTAACCATTGAAGCATTAAAGAAAAGAAACATCCCAATTTTAGGACTAATCCTGAATGGTGAACTTCACAAAGACAACCCAAAAACATTAGAGCAAATGGGAGGAGTACCAGTTATTGCTCAGTTACCAATACTAACCAAACTTTGTAGAGAAACGCTTGCCGATCAATGGATCAACCAAAATCTAGATGAAACATTTAAAAAACTTCTTGTCTCTAATCTTTCAAAACTTTAA
- a CDS encoding DUF1257 domain-containing protein → MSHFSTVKTQLRKKEPLMQALVHLGYVPQEGKNTVRGFRGQTVKAELAVKMPEGGDIGFRWNENQKAYELVTDLDLWKQQIPFDRFLSKLTQQYALSTVLAATAEEGFEVAERKNNIDGSIELVVTRWDS, encoded by the coding sequence ATGTCCCATTTCTCCACTGTCAAAACACAATTGCGAAAGAAAGAACCATTGATGCAGGCTTTGGTTCACCTTGGTTATGTTCCTCAAGAAGGAAAGAATACAGTCAGAGGATTTCGTGGGCAAACAGTTAAGGCAGAATTGGCTGTAAAGATGCCTGAAGGAGGGGATATAGGTTTTAGATGGAATGAAAACCAAAAAGCTTATGAATTGGTAACTGATCTAGACTTATGGAAACAACAAATTCCATTTGATCGTTTCTTATCAAAACTAACTCAGCAATATGCTTTAAGTACTGTCCTTGCTGCTACTGCAGAAGAAGGTTTTGAAGTTGCAGAGAGAAAAAATAATATTGACGGTTCTATTGAATTAGTTGTAACACGTTGGGATTCTTGA
- a CDS encoding alpha/beta hydrolase, which yields MNQIIAMHGWCGDSTFWENWEDHFKLNGWQWRNSERGYGHLTPSEPFWMVNAQENHLTKKVIFCHSLGIHLISSKVLKEASHIVLLNSFSRFIPKGRESRSIKTALNGMQKHLNKATERAMLLKFIQKANQPYKENYWLPELLKNSLSPKGRKMLSQDLELLINTKGLPPAFPKTGRVLVINGGNDHILSSVARSELLDDLSNHLNQSPLNWIIKDEGHNILCIDLVDRINNWLKAN from the coding sequence ATGAATCAAATTATTGCTATGCATGGGTGGTGCGGTGACAGTACCTTTTGGGAAAATTGGGAAGATCACTTTAAGTTAAATGGTTGGCAATGGAGAAATTCTGAAAGAGGGTATGGCCATCTCACGCCTTCAGAGCCGTTTTGGATGGTGAATGCTCAAGAAAATCATCTAACCAAAAAGGTTATTTTTTGCCACTCACTAGGAATACATCTAATATCAAGCAAAGTCCTGAAAGAAGCCTCTCACATTGTTTTATTAAATAGTTTTAGTCGCTTTATCCCTAAAGGTAGAGAAAGTAGATCAATAAAAACCGCTCTGAATGGAATGCAAAAACATTTAAATAAAGCAACTGAAAGAGCTATGCTTTTAAAATTCATTCAAAAAGCAAATCAACCCTATAAAGAAAACTATTGGCTACCAGAACTCTTGAAAAATAGTCTCTCACCAAAAGGTCGGAAAATGCTAAGTCAGGACTTAGAGTTATTAATTAATACCAAAGGCTTGCCACCTGCCTTCCCAAAAACTGGACGAGTGCTAGTAATTAATGGAGGCAACGATCATATATTGAGCTCTGTTGCCAGATCTGAACTTTTAGATGATTTATCAAACCACCTTAATCAGTCACCTCTGAATTGGATTATAAAAGATGAAGGACATAACATCCTTTGTATTGACTTGGTCGACAGAATAAATAACTGGTTGAAAGCAAATTAA
- a CDS encoding aldo/keto reductase translates to MQPSIQTLPTRRFGRTEIHVPVLSLGGMRFQHSWKDLEGDKVSIENQRNIENILKFAAQNGFDHIETARHYGTSEMQLGWGMKKVPQVNRIIQTKIPPSRDPNHFEKELETSFSKLQSSKIDLLSIHGLNLPEHLEQTLKPDGCLSVLRRWQNNGLIGHIGFSTHGPTELIVQAIETGEFDYVNLHWYFIFQDNEPALTAASKFDLGVFIISPTDKGGHLHTPSEKLLELCAPLHPIVFNDLFCLSDPRVHTISVGASKVEDFCLHLDSISLLDKSHFILPNIYKRLMSTANEELGKEWMTTWKHGLPSWEHIPGDINVRTLMWLYILYKCWGMEGYVKSRYGLLGNGSHWFPGSNADDLDSQVSEDELRSVLKASPWVDEIILRLRELREKFKGEISQRLVVD, encoded by the coding sequence ATGCAGCCATCTATACAAACGCTCCCTACTCGGCGTTTTGGACGTACTGAAATTCATGTCCCTGTTTTATCGCTAGGAGGGATGCGATTTCAGCATAGTTGGAAAGACTTAGAGGGCGATAAAGTCTCAATAGAAAACCAGAGAAATATTGAAAATATTCTTAAATTTGCTGCGCAAAATGGATTTGATCATATTGAGACAGCTAGACATTATGGCACTTCTGAAATGCAACTTGGTTGGGGTATGAAGAAAGTGCCTCAAGTCAATAGAATAATTCAAACAAAAATACCACCTTCAAGGGATCCGAACCATTTTGAGAAAGAGCTTGAAACTAGCTTCTCAAAATTACAATCTTCCAAAATTGATCTTCTTTCTATACATGGTTTAAACCTTCCAGAGCATTTAGAGCAGACTTTAAAGCCAGATGGGTGTTTATCTGTTTTACGCAGGTGGCAAAATAATGGTCTTATTGGCCATATTGGGTTTTCAACCCATGGCCCTACTGAATTAATTGTTCAAGCTATTGAGACAGGTGAATTTGATTATGTAAACCTTCATTGGTATTTTATTTTTCAGGATAATGAACCTGCTTTAACGGCTGCTTCTAAATTTGATTTAGGAGTTTTTATTATAAGTCCTACTGACAAGGGAGGGCATTTGCATACTCCTTCAGAAAAACTTTTGGAGTTATGTGCACCACTTCATCCCATTGTCTTTAATGATTTATTTTGTTTAAGTGATCCAAGAGTTCACACAATTAGTGTTGGTGCATCAAAGGTTGAAGATTTTTGCTTACATCTAGATTCAATTAGCTTATTAGATAAGTCTCATTTTATATTGCCAAATATATATAAACGTCTTATGTCCACCGCCAATGAAGAATTAGGTAAAGAATGGATGACTACTTGGAAGCATGGCCTCCCATCTTGGGAGCATATTCCTGGAGACATAAATGTTCGAACTCTAATGTGGCTTTATATATTGTATAAGTGTTGGGGAATGGAAGGTTATGTCAAATCTCGATATGGTTTGCTAGGGAATGGGAGTCATTGGTTTCCGGGGTCTAATGCTGATGATTTAGATTCTCAAGTTAGTGAGGATGAGCTGAGAAGCGTTTTAAAAGCTAGTCCTTGGGTTGATGAAATTATTTTAAGGCTTAGGGAATTGAGAGAAAAATTTAAGGGAGAAATCTCTCAGAGGTTGGTAGTCGATTGA
- a CDS encoding DUF2997 domain-containing protein: MPQRVLRFKIRQDGVVEETVEGIVGQACYQLTEKLESALGNVEQTELTSEAYICPEEQSQFIQEQIKLH; this comes from the coding sequence ATGCCTCAACGCGTATTGAGATTTAAGATTCGTCAAGACGGTGTCGTTGAGGAAACTGTCGAGGGAATTGTTGGTCAAGCTTGTTATCAGCTGACTGAAAAGCTCGAATCTGCCCTAGGCAATGTTGAGCAGACAGAATTGACTTCTGAGGCCTATATATGCCCAGAAGAGCAATCACAGTTCATTCAAGAACAAATTAAACTCCACTAA